The following are encoded in a window of Brevibacillus sp. DP1.3A genomic DNA:
- a CDS encoding YuzD family protein — protein MTVDIKVFGTEQLCASCVNLPSAKETAEWLEAALSRKYGSDSIRIVYSDFQQPQTDDDKSWANRIIEEDLWYPLVVISGEIVGEGNPKLKDIYEKLESMGVQPIASLAE, from the coding sequence GTGACTGTCGATATCAAGGTTTTTGGAACAGAGCAATTGTGCGCAAGCTGCGTCAATTTGCCATCTGCAAAGGAAACAGCCGAGTGGCTGGAGGCGGCACTCTCTCGCAAATATGGGAGTGACAGCATCCGCATCGTTTATAGCGACTTTCAACAGCCGCAGACAGACGATGACAAAAGCTGGGCGAATCGCATTATCGAGGAAGATTTATGGTATCCGCTTGTCGTAATTTCCGGGGAAATTGTCGGTGAGGGAAATCCGAAGTTAAAAGATATCTATGAAAAGCTGGAGAGCATGGGTGTACAGCCGATTGCTTCTTTGGCAGAATAA
- a CDS encoding carbon-nitrogen hydrolase family protein, with amino-acid sequence MKIGLAQTMFPQSAEEGLAIIKQQMINAAENNCDLICFPESVIPGLRGVGYEVEAYDHEVQQRALEEIRALAKERQLAVILPMEWKDERGYHLVAFVVGKQGEDLGLQIKNQIDPDEDLFDYVPGEGRQLFTIEDVSFGIVICHEGWRYPETVRWAARRGASIVFHPMFTGEVSNPDFYNGAMVCRSLENNIYFASVNYAIPNQQVTTTMISPTGERLCVAKAGAEELLVCEIDPARATCLLAQRFRPELVK; translated from the coding sequence ATGAAAATAGGTTTGGCTCAGACGATGTTTCCTCAATCAGCGGAGGAGGGGCTCGCGATCATCAAGCAGCAGATGATCAACGCTGCGGAAAATAATTGCGATCTGATTTGCTTTCCTGAATCGGTGATTCCAGGGCTGCGCGGTGTAGGCTATGAAGTGGAAGCATACGATCATGAGGTGCAACAGAGAGCTTTGGAAGAGATTCGTGCTCTGGCGAAGGAGCGCCAGCTCGCCGTCATTTTACCGATGGAATGGAAGGATGAGCGCGGCTATCATCTAGTCGCCTTTGTGGTGGGAAAACAGGGAGAAGATCTTGGGCTACAAATCAAAAATCAGATCGATCCTGATGAGGATCTTTTTGACTATGTCCCGGGCGAAGGGCGCCAATTGTTTACGATAGAGGATGTGTCGTTTGGCATTGTCATCTGCCACGAAGGATGGCGATATCCAGAGACGGTACGGTGGGCGGCACGCCGCGGGGCGAGCATCGTTTTCCATCCGATGTTTACAGGGGAAGTGAGCAATCCCGACTTTTACAACGGGGCAATGGTTTGCCGAAGCTTGGAAAACAACATCTACTTCGCCAGCGTGAACTACGCGATTCCGAATCAACAGGTGACGACGACAATGATCTCACCTACGGGGGAACGGCTGTGTGTGGCAAAAGCAGGCGCCGAGGAGCTGCTCGTGTGCGAAATTGATCCTGCGAGAGCTACATGTTTGCTGGCCCAGCGCTTCCGACCTGAATTGGTTAAATAG